DNA from Helcococcus ovis:
TAGAAGAGGATATGCTAGAAAAGGATTGATAAATATAGCTAACAGCGGATTATTCTCATCTGACAGAACAATCAAACAATATGCTCAAGAAATCTGGAAAATATAATTGTTAAATATTATTTTTAGTTGTATAATTAATAAGTAAGATTATATTAAATAAATATTTAGGAGGAAATTATGCCTTTAGTAGAAGCAAGTGGTATGCTTAAAAAAGCTTTAGAAGGAAAATATGCAGTAGGACAATTTAACATTAATAACTTAGAATGGACAAAATCAATTTTATTGGCATGTGAAGAAGTTCAATCACCTGTAATCTTAGGTGTTTCAGAAGGTGCTGGTAAATACATGGGTGGTTATAATACTGTAGTAGGTATGGTAAAAGGATTAATAAAAGATTTAAATATTACAGTTCCTGTAGCAATTCATTTGGATCATGGTTCATATGAAGGAGCTCAAAAAGCTATAGCTGCCGGATTTACATCAGTAATGTTTGATGGCTCACATTATGATATTGAAGAAAATTTACAAAAAACAAGAGAAATTGTTAAATTAGCTCATGAAAAAGGAATATCCGTTGAAGCAGAAGTTGGTTCAATTGGTGGTGAAGAAGATGGAGTTGTTGGTAAAGGGGAAGTAGCAGATCCTAAAGAATGTTTACAATTAGTGGAATGTGGAATTGACTTTTTAGCAGCAGGTATCGGTAATATTCACGGTGCTTATCCGGAAAACTGGGAAGGATTAGATTTAGAAGTTTTAGCAGAAATTCAAAAAACAGTTGGATCAGTTCCGATGGTATTACATGGTGGTACAGGAATTCCAGCAAAAATGGTTCAAGATGCTATTAAATTAGGTATTTCAAAAGTTAATGTAAACACAGAATTACAATGGGCATTTGCTGCGGAAGTTAGAAATTATATTGAAGCAGGAAAAGATAAAGAAGGAAAAGGCTTTGATCCAAGAAAAATTTTGGCTAAACCTGCTCAAGCAATAATTGACGGTGTTAAAGAAAAAATAGAAATTTTTGGTTCAGCTCACAAGGCTTAATAATTAATTTTTTGCAGCTATGTTCTTAGAACATGGCTGCAATTAATATAGACATATAGAGGTAATATGGCAGAAAATTTAAAAAGTATGAAACTTAATGATCTTCGAGAACTTGCGAAGTCGTTAAATATAAAATCTATAACAAAATATAGTAAAGATGAGTTAATAAGTTTAATAGAAACAGTAAAAGAAGATTCAAATTCAAAAAATTTAAATAATTTAAGTCAAGAAAATCAAAATCTAAAAAATAATTCTCAACAAGCAAATTATCAAGAAAATACAAATAAAGATACAATTGAAATAAAAGGTTTATTGGAAGTGTTACCTGATGGATATGGATTTATTAGAACTAATAAATTTGAATCCGGAGACAATGATGTTTTTGTATCTCCAACACAAATAAGAAGATTTAAGTTAAAAACAGGTGATTATATTAAAGGCTTGATTAGACCGAGTGGAGATGAAAAAGAAAAGTTTCCTCCTTTAATTTATGTGCTTGGACTAAACGGACATAGCCCTGAAAATGCATATAAGAGAAATGATTTTGAAACATTAAAGCCAATATATCCAACTCATTTAATTGATTTAGAAGATGAAAAAGAACATATTTCAAATAGGATGATAAATATGATTGCCCCAATTGGAAAAGGGCAAAGAGGGTTGATCGTTTCTCCACCTAAAACAGGGAAGACAACTATTATAAAAAATATAGCAAATGCAATTGAAAAAAATCATCCTGAGATTAAAATATTTATTTTATTAATTGATGAAAGGCCGGAAGAAGTTACAGATATTGAAAGATCTGTAAATAAATTTACTGAAG
Protein-coding regions in this window:
- the rho gene encoding transcription termination factor Rho gives rise to the protein MAENLKSMKLNDLRELAKSLNIKSITKYSKDELISLIETVKEDSNSKNLNNLSQENQNLKNNSQQANYQENTNKDTIEIKGLLEVLPDGYGFIRTNKFESGDNDVFVSPTQIRRFKLKTGDYIKGLIRPSGDEKEKFPPLIYVLGLNGHSPENAYKRNDFETLKPIYPTHLIDLEDEKEHISNRMINMIAPIGKGQRGLIVSPPKTGKTTIIKNIANAIEKNHPEIKIFILLIDERPEEVTDIERSVNKFTEGRDQLYKTEIIASTFDEQLENHARLSEMTLERAKRLVEEGKDVVILLDSITRMARAYNILTPSSGKTLSGGLDPIALHKPKRFFGAARNIEEGGSLTILATCLVDTGSRMDDMIYEEFKGTGNMELHLDRSLSEMRIFPAINILKSGTRRDDLLLDEETREAFVKVRRMNKDTKEEDSLPQLIKLFENSKNNEELLKIIKKI
- the fba gene encoding class II fructose-1,6-bisphosphate aldolase codes for the protein MPLVEASGMLKKALEGKYAVGQFNINNLEWTKSILLACEEVQSPVILGVSEGAGKYMGGYNTVVGMVKGLIKDLNITVPVAIHLDHGSYEGAQKAIAAGFTSVMFDGSHYDIEENLQKTREIVKLAHEKGISVEAEVGSIGGEEDGVVGKGEVADPKECLQLVECGIDFLAAGIGNIHGAYPENWEGLDLEVLAEIQKTVGSVPMVLHGGTGIPAKMVQDAIKLGISKVNVNTELQWAFAAEVRNYIEAGKDKEGKGFDPRKILAKPAQAIIDGVKEKIEIFGSAHKA